A segment of the Candidatus Krumholzibacteriia bacterium genome:
CCTCGTCGCGCTGACCTCGGTGTTGGCGTCGACAGTGCCGGCGCACGCCGTGACCGCGCCCTCCTTCGTCCGGACCACCGGCCTGGCTGGTGTCGACGTTCCCTCGTCCTCGACTGGCCTCTACGGCCCCGGCGTGGCCGTCTTCGACTTCGAGAACGACGGGGACCTCGACCTGTTCGTTCCCAACGACCGATCGGGCCACCAGCTGTACCTGAACCAGGGCGACGGGACCTTCGTAGACATCGCGCCGTCGCTGGGCCTGGACTTCACCACCGAGCTCCCGCCCTTCGACGATCGGATCCATCCCTTCGAGTCCGATCCGACGGCGATGATGCCGAGCTTCGTCGACACCGACAACGACGGCGATCTCGACTTCTTCCTGACCTGCTGGAACAGCTACAACCGGTTCTTCGAGAACGTCGACGGAGTCTACGTGGATCGCACGCACGAGAGCGGTCTCGACGTGGTGGGCCACTCGGCGACGGCGGCGTGGGCCGACTACGATCGCGACGGACTGCTGGATGTGTACATCGCCGACTGGGGTGGTCGCGATCACCTGTTCCACAACCAGGGTGGCAACGTCTGGTCGGACCGTTCCGAGCGGATCGGGATCTACGACGACCTGAACGGACAGGACCGTGCTGCCTGGTCGGCGATCTGGTTCGACCACAACGGTGACGGCTGGCTCGACCTGTACGTGGGCAACGATTACGGACAGCCGAACCAGCTGTACATGAACGAAACCGGTCAGCGCTTCCGTGATCGCGCGACCACGCTCTTCCCGGAGTTGCAGGATCCCACACGGACGATCTTCCAGAACAACGCCACCATGGGGCAGACCCTGGGCGACTTCGATCGTGACGGCGACTACGACATGTTCGTGGCCAACAGTCTCGTGAACGACCTCTACGAGCGGCGGGGGAACGAGTACCACGACCTCATGGAGGATTCCGACACCCCGCGCGACCTGAAGAACGTGCTCAAGAACAACGACATCGGTTGGGACTGCGAGTTCGTCGACGTCGACAACGACGGCTGGCTCGACCTGTTCCTGGTCAACGGCTACATCTTCCTGTGCCTCTACGACGACCCGCTGAACCCCGACTGCGGCAGCGAGGGGCAGCCGCAACAGCCCAACCTGCTGTGGATGAACGACGGCGCCGGCGGTTTCGCAGAGCTCACGCAGGAAGCCGGACTGACCGATCTCGGGTGGGGTAAGGCTGGAGTGTGGGCCGACTTCGACCAGGACGGTCGGCTCGACGTCTTCGTCACCGACAGCGGCAGCGAGGACAGTCCCGCCGATCATGGTCTCTGGCGCAACATCACCCAGGACGTCGGCAACCATCTCAGGGTGCGCCTGACCGGTACCGT
Coding sequences within it:
- a CDS encoding FG-GAP-like repeat-containing protein, with amino-acid sequence MTARLAAPRRSCIGVLVALTSVLASTVPAHAVTAPSFVRTTGLAGVDVPSSSTGLYGPGVAVFDFENDGDLDLFVPNDRSGHQLYLNQGDGTFVDIAPSLGLDFTTELPPFDDRIHPFESDPTAMMPSFVDTDNDGDLDFFLTCWNSYNRFFENVDGVYVDRTHESGLDVVGHSATAAWADYDRDGLLDVYIADWGGRDHLFHNQGGNVWSDRSERIGIYDDLNGQDRAAWSAIWFDHNGDGWLDLYVGNDYGQPNQLYMNETGQRFRDRATTLFPELQDPTRTIFQNNATMGQTLGDFDRDGDYDMFVANSLVNDLYERRGNEYHDLMEDSDTPRDLKNVLKNNDIGWDCEFVDVDNDGWLDLFLVNGYIFLCLYDDPLNPDCGSEGQPQQPNLLWMNDGAGGFAELTQEAGLTDLGWGKAGVWADFDQDGRLDVFVTDSGSEDSPADHGLWRNITQDVGNHLRVRLTGTVSNRDAIGARIHVRMGDVVLMRDRWSSTGYLSQDGPEVHFGLGDATVVDELTITWPRGQVDVFENVPVNQTLYIEEGSGGTAVSNLPSPILSGRAEETGLRLRWSVETDFDRFLITRSSPGTVAGTIATMSAETGRTVYEFVDAAVEPGRTYHYRVLGETDGQRVESASITLEAAPGADRLQVAGAAPNPFNPRTTLRYRIPADAAAVRLRLVDAAGRVVRSFESGPRGTWQSLTWDGSDTQGRNVASGTYRFVVEADGRVQSTPLTLVR